A stretch of the Salvelinus fontinalis isolate EN_2023a chromosome 22, ASM2944872v1, whole genome shotgun sequence genome encodes the following:
- the LOC129819912 gene encoding sorting nexin-13-like isoform X4: MRLDQKPIKIDRRLTGSNYIDEPLQQVIQFALRDYIQYWYYTLSEDESFLLEIRQTVQNALVQFSTRSKEVDWQPYFTTRLVDDFATHLRVFRKAQDRLERRDDNKQRDLSEEMVESFFEAEVEMERNVCRDVVCTSLKDEEGFLRDLCEVLLYLLLPPGDFHNKNMRYFLREILARGVLLPLVNQLSDPDYINQFVIWMIRDSSCNYEAFMNILKLTDKVSELEAVKDKALEELQHLRSLDTAGDDINVIKNQINSLLFVKKVCETRIQRLQSGKEVDTLKLAANFGKLCIIPLEHILVHNIALQFFMDYMQAAGAQAELFFWLTVEGYRVTAQQQLEVMEGWQKDGKKGGSTKGLLKAAALGVYEQYLSDKASPRVQVDEVSVVKLREKLQKEGDPTPEIFDDIQRKVYDMMLRDERYYPSFKQSPLYIRMLAELDMLKEPSYRGSDDGDGESFNGSPTGSINLSLDDLSNSCHDENIQLHAFISDTDMCGYNSSGLKNVTLSKCLDAVRSLDAVLSPNTTRRQSTDACLPGAGLGMGLGLLGATGVCNDHGKTYALYAITVCRRNHDGSEDSWKTYRRYSDFHDFHMRITEQFENLMSILKLPGKKTFNNMDRDFLEKRKKDLNAYLQLLLNPEMVKACPTLVPYVYDFLENKQYSKGKGDFARKMDTFVNPLRSSMRNVSNAVKRLPDSLAEGMNSAADNMGRMSEKLGQDIKQSMFKVPPLLPKSDVDPEHCRVSAQLDDNVDDNIPLRVMLLLMDEVFDLKERNQWLRRNIKNLLQQLIRATYGDTINRKIVDHVDFMTAPEQVADYVKKFRDSYWPNGILAESPPRRDKNIRMRTRVAAKTNLLGIMPDELKHIIGADTTRKGILRVFDMFQHGPMNRRLVYVLLEGFLETMFPQYKFPELFVKLHSRSPRTARYTQKLKSTSLKR; this comes from the exons ATGAGGTTGGATCAGAAGCCTATAAAGATAGACAGGAGACTGACTGGCTCCAACTACATAGACGAGCCTCTGCAACAG gTCATCCAGTTTGCATTGAGAGATTATATTCAGTATTGGTATTACACTCTGAGTGAGGATGAGTCTTTCCTGCTGGAAATCAGACAGACTGTCCAGAACGCTCTGGTCCAGTTCTCTACACG gtctaAAGAGGTGGACTGGCAGCCTTATTTCACCACCAGACTCGTGGATGACTTCGCTACTCACCTCCGAGTCTTCAGAAAGGCCCAGGACAGACTGGAGCGCAGGGATGACAATAAACAGA GGGACTTGTCGGAGGAGATGGTGGAGTCATTCTTTGAGgcggaggtagagatggagaggaacGTCTGCAGAGACGTGGTCTGCACCTCCCTGAAGGATGAAGAAG GGTTCCTGAGGGACTTGTGTGAGGTGCTGCTCTACCTTTTACTACCTCCTGGAGACTTCCACAACAAGAACATGAGATACTTCcttagg GAGATTCTGGCGCGAGGTGTTCTCCTTCCCCTGGTCAACCAGCTGAGTGATCCTGATTACATCAACCAGTTTGTTATCTGGATG ATTCGGGACTCTAGCTGTAACTACGAggcatttatgaacatcttgaagCTGACAGACAAAGTGTCTGAGCTGGAGGCTGTTAAAGACAAGGCCCTGGAGGAACTACAGCACCTACGATCACTGGACACCGCAGGagacg atATCAATGTTATAAAGAATCAGATCAACAGTCTGTTGTTTGTGAAGAAGGTCTGTGAGACCAGGATACAGAGGCTACAGTCAGGGAAG gaAGTGGATACTCTAAAACTAGCAGCTAATTTCGGCAAGCTGTGCATCATACCGCTGGAACACATCCTTGTTCACAACATCGCCTTGCAATTCTTTATGG aCTACATGCAGGCGGCTGGGGCCCAGGCAGAGCTGTTCTTCTGGCTGACAGTGGAGGGCTACAGAGTAACAGCCCAGCAACAActagaggtgatggagggatggcaGAAGGATGGAAAGAAGGGAGGTTCCACTAAAGGACTGCTGAAGGCTGCAGCACTAGGGGTCTATGAACAGTACCTGTCTGATAAG gcgtCCCCCAGGGTGCAGGTAGATGAGGTGTCTGTAGTCAAACTGAGAGAGAAGCTACAGAAGGAAGGAGACCCCACGCCAGAGATATTCGACGACATCCAGAGAAAA GTGTATGACATGATGCTTCGTGATGAGAGGTACTACCCGTCGTTCAAACAGAGTCCCCTCTACATCAGGATGTTAGCTGAACTGGACATGCTCAAAGAACCGTCTTATAGAGGATCAGATGACGGAGATGGAG aATCGTTCAACGGTTCTCCAACAGGAAGCATTAATCTA TCTCTGGATGACCTTTCGAATTCCTGCCATGACGAAAATATACAGCTACACGCCTTCATCTCTGACACAG ATATGTGTGGGTACAACAGTAGTGGCCTTAAAAACGTTACCCTGTCAAAATGCCTTGATGCTGTAAGAAGCCTAGATGCAGTGTTGTCTCCTAACACTACAAGACGGCAGTCCA CTGATGCTTGTCTCCCCGGGGCTGGGTTGGGTATGGGGTTGGGGCTGCTGGGTGCTACAGGGGTGTGTAATGACCACGGCAAGACCTACGCCCTCTACGCCATCACTGTGTGCCGCCGTAACCACGACGGCAGCGAGGACTCCTGGAAAACCTACCGACGCTACTCTGACTTCCACGACTTCCACATGAGGATCACGGAGCAG TTTGAGAACTTGATGTCGATCCTGAAGCTGCCAGGGAAGAAGACGTTCAACAACATGGACAGAGACTTCCTGGAGAAGAGGAAAAAAGACCTCAACGCATACCTACag ctGCTGCTGAATCCAGAGATGGTGAAGGCCTGTCCTACTCTGGTCCCCTATGTCTATGACTTCCTGGAGAATAAGCAATACAGCAAGGGCAAGGGAGACTTCGCAcgcaag ATGGATACGTTTGTGAACCCTTTGCGTAGCTCGATGCGTAACGTGTCCAACGCAGTGAAGAGACTGCCAGATAGTCTGGCTGAAGGGATGAACTCTGCTGCTGACAACATGGGACGCATGTCAGAGAAACTGGGACAGGACATCAAACAGTCCATGTTCAAG GTGCCTCCACTGCTCCCCAAGTCTGACGTTGACCCAGAGCACTGCCGAGTCTCAGCCCAGCTGGACGACAAC GTGGATGATAACATCCCCCTGCGTGTGATGCTGCTGCTGATGGATGAGGTGTTTGACCTGAAGGAGAGGAACCAGTGGCTTCGCAGGAACATCAAGAACCTTCTGCAGCAACTCATCAGAGCCACATACGGAGACACTATCAAcag GAAGATTGTTGATCATGTGGACTTCATGACAGCTCCAGAACAGGTGGCAGACTACGTCAAGAAGTTCag GGATTCATACTGGCCCAACGGAATCCTAGCAGAGTCTCCGCCCCGCCGGGACAAGAACATCCGCATGAGGACACGGGTCGCCGCCAAGACCAACCTATTGGGAATCATGCCAG ATGAGTTGAAGCACATCATAGGGGCGGATACGACTCGTAAAGGCATCCTGCGTGTGTTTGACATGTTCCAACATGGACCAATGAATCGACGGCTGGTCTACGTGCTGCTAGAAGGTTTCCTGGAGACCATGTTCCCTCAGTACAAGTTCCCAGAGCTGTTTGTCAAACTGCACTCCCGTTCGCCGCGCACAGCCAGATACACACAGAAACTCAAGAGCACCTCCCTGAAGAGGTGA